The Mycolicibacterium mageritense genome contains a region encoding:
- a CDS encoding SDR family oxidoreductase has translation MKVFVTGASGFVGTAVVHDLVAHGHDVIGLARSDASADAITAAGASVHRGDLNDLDSLRAGAAAADGVVHLAFHHDFDEFADAGDLDRRAIEALGETLAGSDRPLVVTSGMAGHTPGRPITETDAAQPGLPRVSEQAALAFADRGVRVGIVRLSPTTHGVGDHGFVPRLIQIAREKGVSAYPGDGTNRWPAVHRLDAAPLFRLALEKATSGTILHAVAEEGIPSKEIAEAIGRGLNLPVTSVPAEQAFDHFGWIGGFFALDLPGSSELTRERFDWKAAEVGLIEDLEQGHYFA, from the coding sequence ATGAAGGTTTTCGTCACCGGCGCATCCGGGTTTGTCGGCACCGCAGTCGTCCACGACCTCGTCGCACACGGTCACGACGTGATCGGCCTGGCCCGGTCCGACGCATCCGCCGACGCGATCACCGCGGCGGGCGCTAGCGTGCACCGCGGCGACCTGAACGACCTCGACAGCCTGCGTGCCGGAGCCGCCGCGGCCGACGGCGTCGTTCATCTCGCGTTCCACCACGACTTCGACGAATTCGCCGATGCCGGGGATCTCGACCGCCGCGCCATCGAGGCACTGGGCGAAACCCTCGCCGGATCAGACCGCCCCCTGGTGGTCACGTCGGGCATGGCGGGCCACACCCCGGGCCGCCCGATCACCGAGACCGACGCCGCCCAACCCGGATTGCCGAGGGTGTCCGAGCAGGCGGCCCTGGCGTTCGCCGACCGCGGAGTGCGCGTCGGGATCGTGCGCCTGTCACCGACGACGCATGGTGTCGGCGACCACGGGTTCGTGCCGCGACTGATCCAGATCGCCCGCGAGAAGGGCGTTTCGGCATACCCGGGTGACGGCACCAACCGCTGGCCCGCGGTGCATCGCCTCGACGCGGCCCCGCTGTTCCGCCTCGCGCTGGAGAAGGCGACCAGCGGCACGATCCTGCACGCAGTCGCCGAAGAAGGCATCCCGAGCAAGGAGATCGCCGAGGCCATCGGCCGCGGGTTGAACCTGCCCGTGACGTCGGTGCCCGCCGAGCAGGCCTTCGACCACTTCGGTTGGATCGGCGGGTTTTTCGCGCTCGACCTCCCGGGATCGAGCGAGCTGACCCGGGAGCGCTTCGACTGGAAGGCCGCCGAGGTCGGGCTCATCGAGGATCTCGAACAGGGGCACTATTTCGCGTAG
- a CDS encoding TetR/AcrR family transcriptional regulator: protein MSRWQPNAHGRLAEAALELYAERGYDQVTVAEIAERAGLTERTYFRYFADKREVLFGGQAELTELLIGRIDAAPEGTPPLDAVGLALAAFGEVLDGRRDQAGKRQSVIDANPSLQERELTKLALLTRQMADALCRRGVDEPTARLAAETGMAVFKVAFERWVRADPGRGLAATIDAVRRELADLTA, encoded by the coding sequence ATGAGCCGGTGGCAGCCCAACGCCCACGGCCGCCTGGCGGAGGCGGCGCTGGAGCTGTACGCCGAACGCGGGTACGACCAGGTCACGGTCGCCGAGATCGCCGAGCGGGCCGGCCTCACCGAGCGCACTTACTTCCGGTATTTCGCCGACAAGCGCGAGGTGCTCTTCGGCGGGCAGGCCGAGTTGACCGAGCTGTTGATCGGCCGGATCGATGCGGCACCGGAGGGCACCCCGCCGCTCGACGCCGTCGGGCTGGCATTGGCCGCGTTCGGTGAGGTTCTCGACGGGCGCCGCGATCAGGCCGGCAAGCGGCAGTCCGTCATCGACGCCAACCCGAGCCTGCAAGAACGTGAGCTGACCAAGCTCGCACTGTTGACCCGCCAGATGGCCGACGCACTGTGCCGGCGGGGCGTCGACGAACCGACCGCACGCCTGGCCGCCGAGACCGGCATGGCGGTGTTCAAGGTCGCGTTCGAACGGTGGGTGCGCGCAGACCCCGGCCGGGGCCTGGCCGCGACCATCGACGCGGTGCGTCGCGAGTTGGCTGACTTGACGGCCTGA
- a CDS encoding L,D-transpeptidase produces the protein MMLTSVRRACLAVTLAVLAVLGGVVVTALPNCSEHCQTLAAPPQGAPLPSPTEPARLTITPKPNAEVDPLARVMVTAETGTVANVSMVNDAGKQIPGVLTPDAKTWKPTTTLGYGRTYTLTVDARGPGGMPTRQTTTFSTLTPSYQARVYLNGTNYAPLQDGATYGVGMVIVARFDEPITDKANAERRMQVTTEPKVTGSWNWIDDQTAHWRPEKYYAPGTKVTVDAGIYGAKLGDDLYGAQDEKVSFNIGPSHVSIADDTDKQVRVYENGKLVRTMPTSMGMGGTETVGGTTMSFWTPRGIYTVMDKANPVIMDSSTYGLPVNSRLGYKTTIPFATRISVDGIYLHQLNSTVWAQGKENVSHGCLNLSGENAEWFYNFSVPGDIVEIRNTGGDPLKPDNNGDWTVPWDQWVKGSALRR, from the coding sequence GTGATGTTGACGTCTGTTCGTCGTGCCTGCCTCGCGGTCACGCTCGCGGTGCTCGCTGTGCTGGGTGGTGTCGTCGTCACGGCATTGCCCAACTGCTCCGAGCACTGCCAGACACTGGCCGCGCCGCCGCAGGGCGCGCCGTTGCCGTCGCCCACGGAGCCGGCCCGGCTCACCATCACGCCCAAGCCGAACGCCGAAGTCGATCCGCTGGCGCGGGTCATGGTCACGGCGGAGACCGGCACCGTCGCCAACGTCTCGATGGTCAACGACGCCGGCAAGCAGATCCCCGGTGTCCTCACCCCGGATGCGAAGACCTGGAAGCCGACGACGACGCTCGGCTACGGCCGCACCTACACGTTGACGGTTGACGCGCGTGGCCCCGGCGGCATGCCGACCCGGCAAACCACGACGTTCAGCACCCTGACCCCGAGCTATCAGGCCCGCGTCTACCTCAACGGCACGAACTACGCCCCGTTGCAGGACGGCGCCACCTACGGCGTCGGCATGGTGATCGTCGCGCGCTTCGACGAGCCGATCACCGACAAGGCCAACGCCGAACGCCGCATGCAGGTGACCACCGAACCGAAGGTCACCGGCTCCTGGAACTGGATCGACGACCAGACCGCGCACTGGCGCCCGGAGAAGTACTACGCGCCCGGCACCAAGGTTACGGTCGACGCCGGCATCTACGGCGCCAAACTCGGCGACGACCTGTACGGCGCGCAGGACGAGAAGGTGTCGTTCAACATCGGCCCGTCACACGTCTCGATCGCCGACGACACCGACAAGCAGGTCCGGGTGTACGAAAACGGCAAGCTGGTCCGGACCATGCCGACGTCGATGGGCATGGGTGGCACCGAGACCGTCGGCGGCACCACCATGAGCTTCTGGACCCCACGCGGCATCTACACCGTGATGGACAAGGCCAACCCGGTGATCATGGACTCGTCGACCTACGGCCTGCCGGTCAACTCGCGGCTCGGCTACAAGACGACCATCCCGTTCGCGACGCGGATCAGCGTCGACGGCATCTATCTGCACCAGCTCAACTCGACGGTGTGGGCTCAGGGCAAGGAGAACGTCAGCCACGGCTGCCTGAACCTCAGCGGCGAGAACGCCGAGTGGTTCTACAACTTCTCGGTGCCCGGCGACATCGTCGAGATCCGCAACACCGGCGGTGACCCGCTCAAGCCCGACAACAACGGCGACTGGACGGTGCCCTGGGATCAGTGGGTCAAGGGCAGCGCGCTGCGTCGCTAG
- the zwf gene encoding glucose-6-phosphate dehydrogenase, which yields MATDKAQNIAYPAPGSRPLRHDSESLPPHVIVLFGATGDLAKRKLLPGLAYLDQSTFSPDIRVVATSLEDFTDEEFLAHAKKAIDEFGNRHPTDEQWASFASKVQYVPQSAGPEALAKAVAVAEEELGPDARRLHYLSVPPKAAQSVITMLKDADLVKRSKVVMEKPFGTDLESAVALNAFVHKTFKESQIFRIDHFLGKEAAQNILAFRFANGLFEPIWNRNFIDHIQIDIPEKLGLDQRANFYESTGAYKDMVVTHLFQVMAFVVMEPPTALEPRAISEEKNKVFRSMLPINPADVVRGQYQGYRDEPGVSPDSETETFIALKVGIDNWRWAGVPIYLRTGKKMAEGQRIISIAFKEAPRTMFPAGSGVGAQGPDHLTFDLADESKVSLSFYGKRPGPGMRLEKLSMQFSTQETAAIADVLEAYERLILDAMRGDHTLFTTAEGIESLWERSMPLLEDPPLVKMYPPGTWGPNAIHQLIAPNAWRLPFERAWRE from the coding sequence GTGGCTACCGACAAAGCGCAGAACATCGCCTACCCCGCCCCTGGTTCACGGCCGCTCCGGCACGACAGCGAGTCCCTGCCGCCGCACGTCATCGTGCTGTTCGGGGCGACCGGCGACCTGGCGAAACGCAAACTGCTCCCGGGCCTGGCCTATCTGGACCAGTCGACGTTCAGTCCGGACATCCGGGTCGTAGCCACTTCGCTGGAAGATTTCACCGACGAGGAGTTCCTCGCACACGCCAAGAAGGCCATCGACGAGTTCGGCAACCGGCACCCCACCGACGAGCAGTGGGCGAGCTTCGCGAGCAAGGTGCAGTACGTCCCGCAGAGCGCGGGGCCCGAAGCGCTCGCCAAGGCCGTCGCGGTCGCCGAGGAGGAGCTGGGGCCCGATGCGCGTCGGCTGCACTATCTCTCGGTGCCGCCCAAGGCCGCCCAGTCCGTCATCACCATGCTCAAGGACGCCGACCTGGTGAAGCGCTCGAAGGTCGTGATGGAAAAGCCGTTCGGCACCGACCTGGAGAGCGCGGTCGCGCTGAATGCCTTCGTGCACAAGACGTTCAAGGAATCGCAGATCTTCCGCATCGACCACTTCCTGGGCAAGGAGGCCGCGCAGAACATCCTGGCGTTCCGGTTCGCCAACGGCCTGTTCGAGCCCATCTGGAACCGAAACTTCATCGACCACATCCAGATCGACATCCCGGAGAAGCTCGGGCTCGATCAGCGGGCCAACTTCTACGAGAGCACCGGTGCCTACAAGGACATGGTGGTCACGCACCTGTTCCAGGTGATGGCGTTCGTGGTGATGGAGCCGCCGACGGCGTTGGAGCCGCGCGCGATCAGCGAGGAGAAGAACAAGGTCTTCCGGTCGATGCTGCCGATCAACCCGGCCGACGTGGTGCGCGGCCAGTATCAGGGCTACCGCGACGAGCCCGGGGTGTCACCGGATTCCGAGACCGAGACGTTCATCGCGCTCAAGGTCGGGATCGACAACTGGCGGTGGGCCGGCGTGCCGATCTACCTGCGCACGGGCAAGAAGATGGCCGAGGGTCAACGGATCATCTCGATCGCGTTCAAGGAGGCACCGCGCACGATGTTCCCGGCCGGATCCGGCGTGGGCGCGCAGGGTCCGGATCACCTGACGTTCGATCTGGCCGACGAGTCGAAGGTGTCCCTGTCGTTCTACGGCAAGCGGCCCGGGCCGGGCATGCGGCTGGAGAAGCTGTCGATGCAGTTCTCGACGCAGGAGACCGCGGCGATCGCCGACGTGCTCGAGGCCTACGAGCGGTTGATCCTCGACGCCATGCGCGGCGACCACACGTTGTTCACCACGGCCGAGGGCATCGAATCGCTGTGGGAGCGTTCGATGCCGCTGCTGGAGGATCCCCCGTTGGTCAAGATGTATCCACCCGGGACGTGGGGGCCCAACGCCATTCACCAGTTGATCGCGCCCAACGCATGGCGGTTGCCGTTCGAGCGGGCCTGGCGGGAGTAG
- a CDS encoding HNH endonuclease, giving the protein MTGDPLLLGQRVVAILETGLRTATYKLATLMALIEHCIEHLPAEPDDTLTVPIPDLAHRVLELYWRQVRPFEGHELRQSTGENARIPRAVLTLRAAAPAGASVSRAMVHAPDVYAATIKTITLALAKQPLPRLQRLPGATTSDTFLYDDSFLGENVSHRTLREHGDAIELLPGVAFGLARLAGLLKPALEIMWVDDVRRMNKFLDADVPDIAGHLFGRDRAALGAVRKPFKEAYGPHCFYCGAHLPADNPIDHVLPWSLVGIDGLANLVLACARCNGDKRHALPAVEIVDRVLDRDAGVLEQIAEEIRWPTERPRVVSAARGIYRGQPEGVATWSGYKASTRLDISFGPWWTLSGSG; this is encoded by the coding sequence GTGACGGGCGATCCACTGCTACTGGGTCAGCGCGTCGTCGCCATCCTCGAGACGGGGTTACGGACAGCCACCTACAAGCTCGCGACACTCATGGCGCTCATCGAGCACTGCATCGAGCATCTGCCGGCCGAACCCGACGACACGCTCACGGTGCCGATCCCCGATCTCGCGCACCGCGTGCTGGAGCTGTACTGGCGCCAGGTCCGTCCGTTCGAAGGCCACGAATTGCGGCAGTCGACGGGCGAGAACGCGCGCATCCCGCGAGCCGTGCTGACTTTGCGGGCGGCCGCCCCGGCGGGAGCGTCGGTCAGCCGGGCCATGGTGCACGCACCCGACGTATACGCGGCGACTATCAAAACCATCACCCTGGCCCTGGCCAAGCAGCCGCTCCCCCGGTTGCAGCGCCTGCCCGGCGCCACGACGAGTGACACGTTCCTGTACGACGACTCGTTTCTCGGCGAGAACGTCTCGCATCGCACACTGCGCGAGCACGGAGACGCCATCGAGTTGTTGCCGGGTGTTGCGTTCGGGCTGGCGAGGCTGGCCGGGTTGCTCAAGCCCGCACTGGAGATCATGTGGGTCGACGACGTCCGCCGAATGAACAAGTTCCTCGACGCCGACGTGCCTGACATCGCCGGACATCTGTTCGGCCGCGACAGGGCCGCCCTCGGCGCCGTGCGGAAACCGTTCAAGGAGGCCTACGGACCGCACTGCTTCTACTGCGGTGCGCACCTGCCGGCCGACAATCCCATCGATCATGTGCTGCCGTGGTCGCTGGTCGGCATCGACGGGTTGGCCAATCTCGTGTTGGCGTGCGCACGCTGCAACGGCGACAAGCGTCACGCCCTGCCTGCCGTGGAGATCGTCGACCGCGTGCTCGATCGCGACGCCGGGGTGCTGGAGCAGATCGCCGAAGAGATCCGGTGGCCGACCGAGCGGCCCCGCGTGGTCTCGGCGGCGCGCGGGATCTACCGGGGGCAACCCGAAGGCGTCGCAACGTGGTCGGGCTACAAGGCCAGCACGAGGCTGGACATCAGCTTCGGTCCGTGGTGGACGCTCAGTGGAAGCGGTTGA